In Triticum aestivum cultivar Chinese Spring chromosome 5B, IWGSC CS RefSeq v2.1, whole genome shotgun sequence, the following proteins share a genomic window:
- the LOC123111623 gene encoding uncharacterized protein, translating to MYYFNIFGSYAQKNNRGTLSSSRSDTQPGTGEEIFLILLMPLLMRLSPPAAAPSPQYRRSHGGSTTRLNAVLPETSERMFLVARHASSSTDAVRPRSDNFDIANGHGHFLIKSTSDLQEAVSSCFGKALVTSSAVMLAMPPSCLAEECDPGYSLPNMPLLFAIAMVGATVGGLLARQRKGELKKLNDQLRQINASLRRQAKIESYAPALSYAPAASKIPESEVIVDPHKQRLLAYLRTGKNYLRNQAPDKAFSEFKAALDLAQSLGDHVEEKKAARGLGPSLFGMNFIYHLLVRTFETDCALMHLSLPRELSRICALLNMPMVV from the exons ATGTATTATTTTAATATTTTCGGGTCTTATGCGCAAAAAAACAACCGAGGCACTTTATCATCTTCCCGAAGCGACACCCAACCAGGCACAGGGGAGGAGATTTTCCTTATCCTCCTGATGCCGCTTCTAATGCGTCTCTCCccaccggcggcggcgccgtcgccGCAGTACCGGCGAAGCCACGGAGGTTCTACCACGAGATTAAACGCCGTACTCCCCGAGACCTCAG AGCGAATGTTTCTTGTAGCTAGACATGCCTCATCGTCGACTGATGCGGTGCGTCCTAGGAGCGACAACTTTGATATAGCTAATGGACATGGTCATTTCCTTATCAAGTCTACATCTGATCTTCAG GAAGCTGTATCTTCTTGTTTCGGGAAAGCATTGGTGACCAGCAGTGCTGTCATGCTTGCGATGCCACCCAGTTGCTTGGCAGAAGAATGTGACCCGGGGTACTCTCTTCCTAACATGCCGCTGCTGTTTGCGATAGCCATGGTTGGTGCTACTGTTGGAG GGCTCCTTGCGAGACAAAGGAAAGGGGAACTTAAAAAGCTTAATGATCAGCTACGTCAGATAAATGCTTCACTGAGAAGACAAGCCAAGATCGAATCTTATGCTCCTGCTTTGAGCTATGCACCGGCTGCTAGTAAGATACCAGAATCAGAAGTCATTGTTGATCCTCACAAACAGCGCCTGCTCGCATATCTGAGGACTGGGAAGAACTACCTGAGAAACCAAGCTCCAGACAAGGCATTTTCCGAGTTTAAGGCAGCTCTTGATCTTGCACAATCTTTGGGTGATCATGTTGAAGAGAAGAAGGCGGCACGAGGATTAGGTCCGTCATTGTTTGGCATGAATTTCATTTATCATTTGCTCGTACGCACATTTGAAACTGATTGTGCTTTGATGCATCTTTCGTTGCCTAGAGAGCTCAGCAGAATTTGCGCCCTTCTGAACATGCCAATGGTAGTTTGA